The Acinonyx jubatus isolate Ajub_Pintada_27869175 chromosome A2, VMU_Ajub_asm_v1.0, whole genome shotgun sequence genomic sequence CCCCACCCCGACAAGCACCCCAGGCAGCCCCAGCGCGACTCCGGCACCTGTCTATGCGACAGACCCCTCAAGCAGACGACCTGTTAGGGGAATCCCAATGCCTCCCGAATCACTCATACTGACGCTCAAGCCCCTCCAGTTGTAGGGAGCCCAACCTTCCGAGATCCCAGCCAGGCCTCGGAAAAGCTCCCTAGCTCTTGTGGAGGACCCCCGACCCAGGGAGGGCAGGATCCTGAGCAGGCAAGGTCTAGGGCTGCAGTTCCTTCAGTGACCTTGACCGCCTCCTGTGACCACCCGGCCAGCTCCCACCACCCATCCTCGGTCCCAGCTGCCCCCTACCCCAGTGACAAACACCTCAGACCACCCGAGTTGCTGTCCTGCACTTTGgcgttttattattatttccaaatcTCAGGCATATATACAGGATAATAAGGGCACTGTTAAAAAACGGAGCCAAAATGGCCGGGCTGAAGCGGCTCGTATGCTACTCTGAGCAGCAGGTCCTAGACCTGCCCCCTGGATCGTCCCTGGGCCAGGGGGGTGGCCTCTCGGCACCATCTGGCCGGTGCACCATATTGACCCCGGCTGCTGGCGGAGGGGCGTGGGAGCAGTGCAGGAGCCCCCCGGATGGGGAGCCGCCCCCCCTCATCCACCCGCCTGTCCCCATCCAGCTGGTTTTGTAGCGGCCCTGGTAGAGATCCGACAGTCCCGTCTTCCCCAGAGGTCTAGTTGTGACAGGCAGACACCAGTCCTGTGTGACCACCGCGCGCTAATCCAGCCCAGAAGCCTCTGCTCGTGGCCACCAAGCTCAGAGGACCTGCTCCGTGCTGGACGCTGAGATGTCCAGGAGCCGCCAGGCCGCGTAGGGGTTGAGCTCGTCCTGGTCTCGACAGAGCGCCCACACGTACAGCATGCGCAGCACCTTGTCCTGCAGAAGCAGGGACGATGAGGGCCGCGACAAGGGACTGTGGGGAGGGTCAGGGCAGAACACAAAGGGGACGCCAGGAGGGAccagggagcagagctgggagtcAGCCTGGGTCCAGAGTCGACAACTCAGGCCTCTGCACAGCCAGATGAGTGAGTCACCCTCCAACCCCCACCAGCACCCACAGGGCCCCAGGCTTCTCAAGACACTGCCCTGCTGTTGCTGCACAGTCACAAAACCTCCTGGCTCTGTCGGCGCGAGGTGGCTGGAGGTGGCCATCAGCCAGTCTCGCACCGGCCACCCGCGAGGCCCGATCCCTCCTGGACTCACCGGGTCGCCCTCCACCACCTCGCCTTTGGGGTTCTTGATCACCATCACCAGCTGGGCCTGGAAGGTGATGATCAGCACAGGCCCCTGCTCCATCATCTTGCCCATGGCCAGCTGCAGGGGGAGCGACAAGGTGGGCGGGCCTCAGAGAGtggccttgcccctcccctgacagTCGCCTCACGGCTGGTGCCGACCCTTGCTTCCCAGGAGGCAGTCCCAGCCACCCCACTTGTCCTACTCGTCGGGCCAGGCCCCAGGAGGACCTGTGGGGGGTTCCTGCGGGACCCCTCCCAATGTGAGCCAGAGTCTGAACTAACAGTCCACGCAGCCTCCCTGGACCCTGGTGGCTTCTTGTTCCCCAGAGGGGGCTGGGTGGGCGTGTAAGGCCTCACAGAGGGACCCCTGCACACGGGCAGGGGTAACCAGCACCGGCACTCGTCCGGCTCTCCACAGGGGCAAAGCTCTCGCCCTGCCCAGTGAAGGCAGAGGGACAGCACTGCCTCCGGGGGCCCCGAGGTCTGGGCGGCAACAGCACCCCCTGCGTCCGCCGCCTGCCCAAGAACTCTCCCACCACAGGCTTATGGGAACGCTCTGCTGAAAGGGACCCTGAGGCCATTTCACCCCAGTCCCTGTCTGTCCGTGCCGCAGCTCCCCCAGGGACGGGCGCCCCTCTGACTAGCACCCCCGACGCCAAGAAGAGCCGCTCACGTCGATGTTGTCGATGTCCAGAATGCGGGAGTGGAACTGCAGGCCCAGCGCCTTGGCCTGCTGGATCGGGTGCGCCAGCTGGCTGTAGGTCTGCGAAGAGAAGCCGGACACATCCCTGCGGCTGGACCCGCGCGCGCAAGCCCCACCACGGTGCTGCGGTGCACCTGCTGGCGAACCCCAGGGGCTGCACTGTCCTGGGAAACTCTCCCCGCAGACAGGCTCACCGCCCTATCCCGTGCTTTCTGCACCCGCACCTTCCAGAAACGGCTGCTATCGCCTGCGTGTGCTTTGCCAGGAGCAGCAGATGCCAGGAGCACAGGTCCAAGCAGGGAGGCCAGTGCCGCCCATTTGCTGGCCCGAATCACACCCCCCTTGTTATAAAGACAGCGCTGCACCGAGACGCCCAAATGAAAGTGGTATTAATCAGTAAAGTAGGTAATTTTCCTGCAACAGGATCTGAAATACACGCCCAGAGGGAAGTTGAGGCCTCTCTggctgatcttggacttccccgTATTCACCGCACTCAGAACCTTGGCCTGGAATCAAACGCGTTTTCTAGGATTCGCCCTAACCCACAGCCGCTCTGAAATGAGCTCCCTCGGTCGGCCTCCTCCTCACTGACCAGCCCCGATGGGAGGCCGCTGGCCACAGGCAGCCTGTTTTTCCCGCGGGGCGGTGACGCCCCAATGACACCTCCACCCCCCTTGAGCCTACTCCCAGGCCCAGGACCCAGGTGACACCTGGTACCTTTTCACTGGAGGCTTCTCTGGACTCAGCAGCTATGGTGGAAGACATTCCAATAACACTTACTTTTTATGGAAATAACTGatctaccaagaaaaaaaatggtgccaACCCTATTTCCTGTGTGGTTCTTAAAAATGGCATCTAAGAAAcacctctgggggcgcctgggtgactcagtcggttgagcattcaacttcggctcaggtcacgatctcacagttcgtgggttcgagccccgcgtcgggctccgtgctgacagctctgagcctggagcctgcttcggattctgtgtctccctctctctctctgctcctcccccactcacgctctgtctctctcgaagagaaacaaacatttaaataaataaatacacacacacacaacacacacatacatacacacatacacctcTGTGAAAGCACCTGCAATTTCAGGAGCATTTCCAGGGGCCCCAGCAGCTCTTTGGCAAAGATAATCAACCACAGCCTAATGGtcccaaagcattaaaaaaaaaaaaaaaaaaaacacacgcTCCTAAATGCCTGCTGGATTAGTCACCATGCAGgggagtattaaaaaaaaaaaaaaaaaaaaatctgacatcttctcctctgctttctccaaGTTGTTTGTGAGCTGGAAGCAGAATAGATCAGCCAAAAAGGCTCTGGATTGCTCAATACAAATAAGCTAGAAAAAACCCCATGAAGACACAGGTCAGGGAGTGAGCAGGGTGAGTCGAGGTGGCCGACAGAGtcctgcagggctggggaggctgcCAGGACCGGGGCGGACAGGGTGTGCTCCTGGGGACAGCCGACCTGGGTGCACGGCCTGGCACCATGGGGCCCCGGGACCCTGAGCACTGACTCTGGGGAGCAGTCAGGCCTCATCAGGACACACGGCTCCTCCCCATGCGGGAAATCTTATCACCGTCTGTTTTGATCTGTGTTTCGGGAACTCAAAGTGAGAACAGCTATAACGAGTCTGGCCAGCGCTTTGTGCATCCGGGAGCGCTGCGTCTGTGTTCACACTGTACCCTCATGACGCCTGTGACATGGCCCAGGGACGGGAGGTGGTGTGGGCCCGCAGGCTGCTTGCCGGCCAGCGCCCACAGCCACCACGTGAGACCCCTGAGCGCTGAGGGAAGGTCACACACACCCCAAGCTATTCCCGGTCCCTTTCCGCCCGGCCCCGGACCCCTGGGTGCCCCCACAACCAGGACACCGGGCCCTGTCATACCCTTCCTGGCTCTGCCCAAACAGACCTCCAAACTGATTCTTTTTAGGCctaaatataaaaagtagaaagaaaaagagaaggactCACAGCTTCATAGCACCAGTCTTTGAGAATCTCAAGCTCTCCAGAAATCATGGcctaaaaagggaaaaacaaacaaacaaaaaataagttcaAGACGAATAGGGGGCTATCTAGGCTGGAGACCCTACCCTATAGGCTCCAGCTGGGGAGCAGGGGGCCTCGGGTCAGGCTGCAGCCAACAGATACCCGTCCCCAGGCCCTTGGGACCAAGGGCCTGCATGTGTGACCCCCGGCAGCCCAGGGTGGCCCCAAGGGCCTCGGGTCAGGTGGAGGAAGGTGGCAGCATGCTGGGCTCAGCGGGGCTGGGAAGCTGAGCCAAGGAGGCCAGGAGCTGCATTCCACCTCCACCGGGGCTGGAGCTTTGCACAGCCAGAGgtcaggacaggggcagaggaggggtccTGGGGTGGCCTCCCAAGGTGCCACAGGGGATGCCTCTGCAGGAACCTGGAGGCGGGGCTGACCTGCTGAAGGTCAGAGAGGAGCCCAGGgccagagggaaaaagaaaactaggggCAGGCCGGGAGCTGAGACGTCGTCTCTAGAAGAATCCACCTGGGCTGGGGCTGCTGTGTTAAGGGAGCGCCCCCTCTCTACCTCCTCCCGGCCCTGCCCGAAGTGGGGCAGGGAATGTGGGGAATTAGAGAGGAGGGGACCACAGGGAGACCAGTAGGATAGAGGagacaggggggtgggggctggaatcTAccttcggggcggggggggggggtggcgggtgcGGAGCCTTTCTGTGATCTCATCAGGCCCTTCCAAAGGCCTGGCAGAGGCCCAGGTTCCGGCCACATCCCAGGGGCTGGAGAAACAGACGTGGCTGGCTGGAGGCAGTCAACCTTGCACAGGGGCCCTGTGCAGTGTGTGCAGGGGCAGGACCCTGAGCGAGCCACCCCCTCCTCATTTATGAACCAGAAGGAGGGGCCAGAAAATAGGATTCAGGATTCCCACAGAGAGGGGACCTGGCCCCTGGGAGACAGAGCCACGGCCCTGGGCAGCCGCTCACTGTAGGCTCGAGGGAACTGCTTCAAGCAGATCATGAGGGAAACCAGACAGGAGGCTCCAGGCCAGCTGTCAGGAAGACGGAAGTGGCTGCCGGACCTCGTGAAAGGGAACTCCGTCCCTGGGAGCAGACACACCCCACAGGGAAGAAATCGGCCACCATCACGGAGCCCAGCAGGGCCCACAGGTGACTCTGGGTGCCTTCTCAGAGGTGCATGACTAACGAGGGCCAGGCGTGGGGGCGCGGGGGCGCCAGGCCTCTGACGGCCGGAGATCTCTGCCCCTGGTGGCAGTTCCCAGGGTAACCTGGCAGGCGGGACAGCGGGGACCTGCTGGGTGGGGGCCCCAGGGTGCAGCACCCACCTCCAGGACGTTGGGGATGATGTCGCTCTCACACTGCTGCAGGAACCGCTCCTTGTCGAAGGCAGGGTCAACTCGCAGGATCTCCGTGAGCACCTCTGACATCTCCGTCTTCGAGAACAGGCCCCCTGGAGGCAGCCACGGCAGGAGTGGGCCAGGGCCCGGGACCGTCCCTGCGGCCAGCCCAGGCGGGAAGGACGGTCCGGGCCCACTCACCCAGCAGGTCTGTGACCTTGTCTGTCAGCGCGCGGGACGCCCGGATGAGGACGTTGTCGCTCTCGTCATACTTCACCTTCATCTCGAAGAACCCTGCCGGGACATGGGCTGAGGTCAGGGGTCGCCTCCAGAAAGAAAGACACCCTTACTCTACGACTTCCGGGGGCTCCTTGCAGCCCCTGCAAGACCCACTCCCTGCGCAGACCTGGGCAGCGTGGGGCGGAGCCAGCTTTCTCGGGGGTGGGCTGAGGGGCGGGGCTCTCCCTACCAAGGAAACCGGCCTCTAGTGACCGTCACAGGACAAGGGACAAGGGTGTGTGGCGTGGCGGTGCTCTGGCTGGCACCTGGGAGGCCCACCAGCGCCTCCTGTCCTGCCCTGTGAGGGAGCCTCTCACGGTGGCACCCACAGCCCAGCCACCGGAGAGGCAGGTCGGCCTGGCCGCCCTCCTGCCAGCGGCAGCTCCGCGACCGCGAGGACGGTGACTCAGCCCCTGGGAGAGGGCCCCTGCCCGCCAGCTGGAGATGTACCGGGCTGCCCTCGAGAGCAGGGCTGCCTGGCGGCCTGGGCTCTGCTGCTCACTGGCTGGGTGATCCTGGGGAGTGGCTGCTCCTCTCTGACCCCggtctcctcctctgtaaagcgGGGGGTCTGGCTTGTGCCCAGTGCGCGGGGAGCACTCAGTAAGCGTCTGCTGTCACGGCGACGCTGTCGGCCGAGTGTCCGAGACGTGAACACTCACGATTAAATACCACGTTGTTGTCCCTGAAGTCTCTCCACTGCTGGTACCACTTGGAGTCCTTGTGCAGCACGACCCCCAGGGCCTCCCTGGGGAGATGGGGCAGCGGTGAGCAGTGGCGACGGGCCCCTGTGTGCCGGCCCAGGCACCCAGCCCTCCTGTCCCTGCGGGCAGTGCCCCCGTCCCCCTGGGCAGCCCGCCCTCCTCTCTCagcctcctgccttctctccccccttcccaccacccaccaTCTCCCCCACGTTCACACGGGAGCAGGGACTCTTGAGCAGAACAGACACTCGAGAACGAACTGACTTGGGCAGGAACGTTCCAGGGGCGCTCAAACAcaaacagtgtgtgtgtggaagggggaCACAGGCCCTGGCCAGTCTGCTACCTACTCGTTGGGCTCAAACACCTTCTCTTCCTTGAGCTTCTCTCCTGCAAACTCCTTCCTCTTCCTGAGGCGCTCTGGCCTCCGATAGGGCCCGGTCTGCCCCAGCACGCTGTCGTCGATCTCCTTCTTCACGGACTCTACCCCCTGGGGGAAAGCAGCCAGCCCCAGGGTGGGCGCTCAGGACCTTCCTGACACTGCGGACCACCGCCGGAGGCCTGTGCGCGTTTGTGCCCCAAGTCAGGACAGTGTCCGCGGAGAACTCCAACCCAGGGCCCCAGCTTCCCCCGGTCTCGAGGTCATGTGGCTCTGAGCACCCTGCCTGACTTCCCTGCGTGGACCACAGGGCTGTTTCAGATGGACCCCGTTTTTCTCTGGCCGCCCCCCTCATTTCCCCCAACCTTGCTGCAGCGACCCTGGCCGTGTTGAGCTGGCTGTGCACGCCTCCCCACTGgaggggctgcccctccacccgtGTATGTTCCCCCTGTATGTTCCCTTGTCACATGTCGCTCAGGAACCACTCATCCCCATCTGGGTCCCCCAGACACCTCAGGAGCAGGAATTTGGACTTTCTATCCAGTGGCCCCTGTGGGTAGCAAGAGAGCCCAGCATGTGGGAAGATTCAACAGTCATTTCAGAATGAATCAGGACCTCAGGTCGCCTTGAGTACAACAGGTCCCGGGCTTACGGACACAAGCTAAGGGTGTTAGTGGCTGAGAGGCTCTCCGTGCATTAACCTGCTGCTTCCTAGGGGctgtgacttgtccaaggccacccAGCAGGGAGCGGAGCACCATCCTGGTGCCTCAAGCGGGCCCTCCCTCTCCAGGGCTGAGATCGGCAGTGAGAACTCCGGATCCCGGACTCAGAGCAGGCCAGGCCGTGAGCCCCAGCCCGACCCACCTGGGAGATGGCTCTGAAGGCGGCGGTCCGGCCCAGCTTCTCCCCGCCTTTGGACACCGACTCGGCCGACTGTTTGGCAGTCTTGGCAGCTTCCTCCACACTCTCCTTGATCTTCCGGCCAAGGTCACTTTTACCGACTTCATCAAGACTCTACTGAGACACAGGGATgggggtgtcagcacagaaccccccccccccaagctaaGACCAGTCTAGTCCTTCAAAGGTCGGGAACAGACACTCTGAACTCATCTGACCTATGGGGCCCGGACACTCGGGTGCGCCGTGTACAAGGTCTGCAGGGCTGAACCCCTGGGCTCCGGGCTGGACGCCAGGTCAACTGGGCTCTCCCCGGAATGGGCACGAGTGGCCGCTTAGGGATAAAAGGTTCGAGGAGCCTGTGCCTAATGCTGGACTGACCTGGAACCCTCGCAGGCGGCTCagaacagtgcagagccctgtccctctctcctgctcagaacaaagcaaaacaggcAACAAAAAGGAAGCCCTCGGGCCCCCCCACGCTGCCCCATCTCCCCTCACCTGGGGCCAAGCAGTGCTTCCCTGTTTTGGGCAGGACGAGACAAGTCATTGGCCCTTCTGTCTTTGCTGGTGGCACGAAAGCGTGAAAGCTTCTACTGCCAGCGGTGAGCCACAGGGCACGTGGGCTAGCCTGACTTCGCCCTCCTTCCTgggcgaggggcgggggggggaggggggggtgggctgTGCATCCTAACTCCGGAAGCCACCTGGCCAGGCTGGCTCTTCCCTGGCTCGCCACCCACGCCTATTCATCCGCTGTGCCAAGTCACGCCCTGCCCAGGCGCCAGCTCTGCCCGCAGCTTCCAGCACAGCTCTCCTCCCAGAGGCGACGAACAGATGGCCTGGCAGCCGCGGGCAACAGAGCGTGGGGGCCCGGAGACCATTACCTCCTTCACTGTGCCTGTGATCTCCCCCAGCTTCTTCTTTATCACCTCGCTCGTCCGCACGGTTTCGGATTCAATGCTTTTCTACGGTAAGGAGATTGTTTCTCTTGGTTACAACACAGCCGTTGTCTTACAGGAAGCATTTTCTGAGCGGCGCCCTGTCCCCCCACCGCCTGCCCGaccaccccagccccctccccaccccagggcccctcACTGCCCGACAGCCTTGCTTTCGGGAGCAGTTGAGGGCTGACGGATGGAGACCCCTGAGGCCCAGCCCTGGTTCTAGTCTCTCGCCAGGTGCAGGGGTGATCTTGCCCCCCGCCCCGGTTCATCCACATTATCCTGCCTCGCTCTGCACCCCTGCAGCTGCCAGCCGCTGCTGGATCTCCCACAGCCACAGTCCCACCCGACTCGGCTTGCTCTGCCCCCAAACCACCCCTTAGCCCACTCCTCTTCCTTACTGGAAAGAAAGGGTCATCATCCATCAGGTCGAATCCCCCACAGGCCCTCTGAGTGAACAGGCCTCACCCACAGCCTGGGACGTGGCCAAGAGAACAAAAACCCAAGGGACCCGGAGCAGGCACCCGTTGGCAAGATGGGGTGGCTGTCCCCACCTCGCAGAGCCCTGATGCAGCAGCTGCTGAGCCTACTCCCCGCGGTGGGCGCCTGGCAGCTGCTTCAGTAAGAGACCAGGCGGTAATTAATAATCACACCAGCACCATGACCCGCTTTCTACCTGCTTCACTCAAGGGGCCACAACCAGCTCTCAGGAGCAGCGCATCTTAAACCTACAGCTCAAGGGGTCACCCGGGGAGCCCGTGCAGACGCACTCCGATCCAGCAGGTCGGGGAGGGCTCCGCGACCCCGCATCTCTCACAAGCTTCCAGAAGAAGCTGGCGCCGCTGGTGTGCAGAGAACCCCGCTCCGTCTCACCGCAGAAACGAGGGGCTGGCGACTCACTCCTGTCCGCTCGCCCCTGTGGTCAGTGAGTGACGTCACTTCCCCCACTGTGTCATCTCTGTGCGGGAAGCAAAGGGACTCACGTATTTCCTTCTGGCCTCCTGGAGCGCGTCAGACTCTTCTAGCTTGCGGGCCTCATCTCGGaacttttttatactttctttcatttctttgtttttggctAATTCTTGCTTGATATTATCTAGCAAGCCAGAGAGAAAGCCTTTCCTGTTTCCAGAAGAATAGGATTTGGACTGGaaagaatgtaaaagaaacaaaggatttTTACTTTCTCCTCTGTGCTGATACGGGTTTCACAATGAACAGCTACCTCCATTATGAGCCAAGAAAGTCAAGTTAAGAAAGCATCAGGTGATAAACTGTGGGATGTCCAGTTTCTTTATTAtccagtaataaaaagaaaccagttAGCAAGCTACGAAAAGATGTtgcgaggggtgcctgggtggctcagtcggttaagcatctgagtttggttcaggtcatgatgtcagagtttgtgagttcgagccccgcatcaggctctgtgctgacagcttggggcctgcttcggactctgtttctccctctctctctgcccctccccctccccagctcacgctctctctctctgtcaaaaataaacattaaaaacaaaattaaaaaaaaaaaaaagatgttgtggCCTTACACAATTTGTCAATgacatctcaatttaaaaaagacacaggagggggcacttgggtggctcagtcagttgagtgtctgactcttgatttcggctcaggtcagggtctcacagtttgtgagttcaagcccaatatCGGGCACcatgacagtgaggagcctacttgggattctctctctccttctctctctgtttctaccctgattgtgctctctctctaaaaataaataaacttaaaaaaaaaaaaaaaagacacagaggaacctTAAATTCATATTACTGAGTGAGAGAAGCTGGTCTGAAGAGACTCCAGGCGGCATGATCCCCACtctaggacattctggaaaaggtgaaaccatggatagtaaaaggatcagtggttgtcaggggctgggtaGGCTGGTGGGGGAGATGAATGGGCGGAGCAAAGAGAAGTTTCTGGGCAGTAAGACTACTCTGTCCAAACCCAAGGAATGAGCACCCAGCATGAACCCTAAGGCAAACTATGGGCCTCAGTTAATAACGATGTATCAATACTggctcatcagttgtaacaaaggTGCTATACTAAAGCAAGAGGCCGCACCATGGGGAAAATCCAGGcccaggtgggaggaggggccgcCAGGAGGTTGATGGAAACTCTCAGTACttcctgctcaatttttctgtacaTGTAAAAGTGCTCAGAAggataaagtctattaaaaacaaaacaaagtgccAGGCTCCTTCTCCAACAGAGGGAACCCTGGGTGAGAAACGGGCGGTTTGGAATCCTCATGGACATTCAAACATGCTCACCCAAGGCGAAGGGCAACACCCAAAGGAGCCCCTGTCCCAGGAATGGAGTGGAAAGGACTCTATAGCCCCTTATCTGGAAGAAGCTGAGATACGGCCCTACTCCCTGGGCTTCTGGGGCCGGGATAACTTTGGGGTCACtctcaagtcccacattggaaGTCACATGTCACCCCAGGGCTTGGCACAAACCTCCGTCGTCAACCCACAGGATCACTGTCACCCAGAGCCTAAGCTCAGGGGTGCCCCTCGTAGGAAAACCCAACACACCCAGAAAGCCGGGGCCTAGGGAGGCCAGAAGAAAGGCCACGGTCCTTCTGCAGACACAAGAGCCAGAGTCGTACACTGCCCAAGACACAGGCTTCAGTTCAGGGTCGCACTGAGCCA encodes the following:
- the TIMM44 gene encoding mitochondrial import inner membrane translocase subunit TIM44 — its product is MAAAALRGGWCRCPQRCLSNGVQFLSGHNLMLLHNGAYQIRRPGRELPLSKSYSSGNRKGFLSGLLDNIKQELAKNKEMKESIKKFRDEARKLEESDALQEARRKYKSIESETVRTSEVIKKKLGEITGTVKESLDEVGKSDLGRKIKESVEEAAKTAKQSAESVSKGGEKLGRTAAFRAISQGVESVKKEIDDSVLGQTGPYRRPERLRKRKEFAGEKLKEEKVFEPNEEALGVVLHKDSKWYQQWRDFRDNNVVFNRFFEMKVKYDESDNVLIRASRALTDKVTDLLGGLFSKTEMSEVLTEILRVDPAFDKERFLQQCESDIIPNVLEAMISGELEILKDWCYEATYSQLAHPIQQAKALGLQFHSRILDIDNIDLAMGKMMEQGPVLIITFQAQLVMVIKNPKGEVVEGDPDKVLRMLYVWALCRDQDELNPYAAWRLLDISASSTEQVL